One window of Phycisphaeraceae bacterium genomic DNA carries:
- a CDS encoding prepilin-type N-terminal cleavage/methylation domain-containing protein — MPRSGFSLLETMVVVAIIAILSAVAVPMVASRAEMKEAAACADVAGLLRTARALAMATGDVCGVSIDRSKGVIEIVVSAKAEHGLDAIEAASGAGTGTVLLSSVYGGAAVTEVGGAVSDGGREYIWFGHDGVPRRAGAAGIVIGIAEHDALIEIGEAARVRVYAYSGAIE, encoded by the coding sequence ATGCCTCGTTCCGGTTTCTCACTTCTGGAGACGATGGTCGTGGTAGCGATCATCGCGATTCTCTCGGCTGTTGCGGTGCCGATGGTGGCATCGCGGGCCGAGATGAAGGAAGCCGCGGCGTGCGCGGATGTGGCCGGGTTGCTGCGCACAGCGAGGGCTCTTGCGATGGCGACTGGTGATGTGTGCGGCGTGAGCATCGATCGCTCAAAGGGTGTGATAGAGATCGTCGTGAGCGCAAAGGCTGAGCATGGTCTCGATGCGATAGAAGCAGCGAGTGGTGCAGGGACAGGAACGGTGCTGCTCTCGTCGGTCTACGGCGGTGCGGCGGTGACGGAGGTGGGTGGGGCGGTTTCGGATGGTGGTCGCGAGTACATCTGGTTCGGGCATGATGGTGTGCCGCGGCGGGCGGGTGCGGCGGGAATTGTGATCGGCATTGCTGAGCACGACGCGTTGATCGAGATAGGCGAGGCGGCGCGAGTTCGGGTGTATGCGTACAGCGGAGCGATTGAGTGA
- a CDS encoding prepilin-type N-terminal cleavage/methylation domain-containing protein has protein sequence MVAFTVRRGFTMLEVMVVVTIIAILAAVVVPRFGGLTEEARSSAAVSAVSGVRTSISAFRTRRILTGETPFPTLVELTTEGVVMQQGLPANPYTGVRGVRAVSRAEADARAVASSALYGWCYFVDNDDEPPRAILYLNSEDETRVPNESGGYVTANRL, from the coding sequence ATGGTTGCGTTCACGGTGCGTCGCGGGTTCACGATGCTTGAGGTGATGGTCGTTGTGACGATCATTGCGATCCTTGCGGCCGTGGTTGTGCCGCGGTTCGGCGGGCTCACGGAAGAGGCGAGGAGTTCGGCGGCGGTGTCGGCGGTTTCGGGTGTTCGGACGTCGATCTCGGCCTTTCGCACCAGGCGGATTCTGACGGGTGAGACGCCGTTCCCGACGCTCGTGGAATTGACAACCGAGGGCGTTGTGATGCAGCAGGGGCTTCCGGCGAATCCGTATACAGGGGTTCGTGGTGTCCGTGCGGTCTCGCGTGCCGAGGCGGATGCGCGGGCCGTTGCATCATCGGCGCTGTACGGGTGGTGCTACTTCGTGGACAACGACGATGAGCCGCCGAGGGCGATTCTCTATCTGAATAGTGAGGACGAGACTCGCGTTCCGAACGAGTCGGGCGGATACGTGACGGCGAATCGGTTGTAA
- a CDS encoding type II secretion system F family protein, giving the protein MSAKNFRYVALAKDRTRVKGVVRGVNEAEACGVLRRDGMTPIRLTEARPASGVFSFQKITSQDIVDLTQELSVLVQSKIPLATGLMSIAEQERKPALREMLLSVASAIESGASIPSAFEPYRAVVGDIYIETMQAAQKSGNMAEVLEHLSELLLKQAETRRQMRKALSYPAIVMGVVAVAVTVIIVFVVPRFGATFQAQNVQMPLVTRAIQAFGEHVRGIWWVYAILAASGAGCCSMVWKTTSGRLLYERLFLRLPFVRRVIVAETTSRFTRVLGLGVGSGLGMIEAIRMAGRATGRPLFVMECEGFAERLGRGDELSGAISESRYLTPFARRMLTAGEDARELSRACTVVSKQYDREVGHLTGQIGTLIEPLLTLALAAVVLVVALSVFLPMWQMMQVGK; this is encoded by the coding sequence ATGAGTGCCAAAAACTTCAGATATGTCGCTCTGGCCAAGGACCGCACGCGTGTGAAGGGCGTGGTGCGCGGCGTGAACGAGGCGGAGGCGTGCGGCGTGCTGCGACGCGACGGGATGACGCCGATTCGTCTGACCGAGGCGAGGCCCGCTTCGGGCGTGTTCTCGTTCCAGAAGATCACGTCGCAGGACATCGTGGATCTGACACAGGAGTTGTCGGTTCTGGTTCAGTCGAAGATCCCGCTGGCAACGGGGCTGATGAGCATCGCGGAGCAGGAGAGAAAGCCGGCGTTGCGAGAGATGCTGCTGTCTGTTGCTTCGGCGATTGAGTCGGGAGCGTCGATTCCGAGTGCGTTCGAGCCCTATCGCGCGGTTGTGGGCGATATCTACATCGAGACGATGCAGGCGGCGCAGAAGTCGGGGAACATGGCAGAGGTGCTGGAGCATCTGTCGGAATTGCTGCTGAAGCAGGCGGAGACGCGGCGGCAGATGCGCAAGGCGTTGTCGTATCCGGCAATTGTGATGGGCGTGGTTGCGGTCGCGGTGACTGTGATCATCGTCTTTGTGGTGCCTCGGTTCGGCGCGACGTTCCAGGCGCAGAACGTGCAGATGCCGCTCGTGACGCGCGCGATCCAGGCGTTTGGTGAGCATGTGCGGGGGATCTGGTGGGTCTATGCGATTCTGGCGGCGTCGGGCGCGGGATGCTGCTCGATGGTGTGGAAGACGACGAGTGGGCGGCTGCTTTATGAGCGGCTCTTTCTGAGACTGCCGTTCGTGCGTCGGGTGATCGTGGCTGAGACGACGTCGCGATTCACGCGGGTGCTCGGGCTGGGCGTCGGATCGGGGCTGGGGATGATCGAGGCGATACGCATGGCGGGTCGGGCGACCGGCAGGCCGCTGTTTGTGATGGAGTGCGAGGGCTTTGCTGAGCGTCTGGGACGGGGCGATGAACTCTCCGGGGCGATCTCTGAGAGTCGGTACCTGACGCCGTTTGCGAGGCGGATGCTTACGGCGGGTGAGGATGCGCGGGAGCTGTCGCGGGCGTGCACCGTGGTCTCGAAGCAGTATGACCGAGAGGTGGGTCACCTCACGGGTCAGATCGGCACGCTGATTGAGCCGCTGCTGACGCTGGCGTTGGCGGCGGTCGTGCTCGTGGTAGCGTTGTCCGTATTCCTGCCGATGTGGCAGATGATGCAGGTCGGAAAGTGA
- the tadA gene encoding Flp pilus assembly complex ATPase component TadA, whose translation MLDSSQFLVRLLLQDGLLKQADMERASAHAKSAGIGLAEAIVSLGLLSSRVMSISRAKLTEYPFVDLAAFTVDITNASLLPRGVAERHGVFPLFVLDGLATVAMLDPLNLQAIDQVRNALRCDVDPVICDPEPLRALIARAYSLSTAKQDVGSAADAPTERDLTTGDEPIVAAVNQILASAIESGASDVHIGPDEHDLHLRYRIDGALAVQQGPAKAAHAGIVQRLKVMAKLDLTQTRKPQDGKFRYTHRGQYVDVRLSLVPTVHGENVVMRLLRSASSIGPISSLGMSEDVGRWYDQYVHRPHGMILVTGPTGSGKTTTLYTAINAINSPDRNILTIEDPVEIRLPLIRQVQANSEVGLTFASALRSFLRQDPDVVLVGEIRDAETARIAVQAALTGHLVLSTLHTNDAVGAIPRLRDFELPLFAINASLLCVLAQRLVRRVCEACAGPEPEKVPPSGFGIMPEEMSRFVFGEGCASCKSSGYRGRLGVYEMLRMTPQVQHLIESRATAAEIRTAAEREGMRLMWQDGLDKARRGLTTVWELSKLRPIADEEPGPELRCAA comes from the coding sequence ATGCTTGACTCGAGCCAGTTCCTGGTGAGGTTGTTGCTTCAGGACGGATTGCTGAAGCAGGCGGACATGGAGCGTGCGAGCGCACACGCGAAGTCTGCCGGTATTGGCCTTGCGGAGGCGATTGTCTCGCTCGGGCTGCTCTCGTCGCGGGTGATGTCGATCTCGCGCGCGAAACTGACGGAGTACCCGTTCGTCGATCTGGCGGCGTTCACGGTGGATATCACGAACGCGTCGCTGCTCCCCCGGGGTGTGGCGGAGCGGCACGGCGTGTTCCCGCTGTTTGTTCTGGACGGACTGGCGACGGTTGCGATGCTTGATCCGCTGAACCTGCAGGCGATAGATCAGGTGCGGAACGCGCTTCGGTGCGATGTTGATCCGGTGATCTGTGATCCCGAGCCGCTGCGGGCGTTGATTGCGCGGGCGTACTCGTTGTCGACGGCAAAGCAGGACGTCGGCAGCGCGGCCGACGCGCCGACAGAGCGGGATCTGACGACGGGCGATGAGCCGATTGTCGCGGCGGTGAACCAGATTCTCGCGAGCGCGATCGAATCAGGTGCGTCGGATGTTCACATCGGGCCGGATGAGCACGACCTGCATCTGAGGTATCGGATCGATGGTGCGCTCGCGGTTCAGCAGGGGCCTGCCAAGGCGGCGCATGCCGGTATCGTGCAGCGTCTGAAGGTGATGGCGAAGCTGGATCTGACGCAGACGCGCAAGCCCCAGGACGGCAAGTTCAGGTACACCCATCGCGGGCAGTATGTCGACGTGCGGCTGTCGCTGGTTCCGACGGTCCACGGCGAGAACGTGGTGATGCGACTGTTGCGTTCGGCGTCGTCGATCGGGCCGATCTCCTCGCTCGGGATGTCGGAGGATGTCGGTCGGTGGTACGACCAGTATGTGCATCGACCCCATGGGATGATTCTTGTGACCGGGCCGACGGGGTCGGGCAAGACGACCACGTTGTACACCGCGATCAATGCGATCAACTCTCCGGATCGGAACATCCTGACGATCGAGGATCCGGTGGAGATCCGGCTGCCTCTGATCCGCCAGGTGCAGGCGAACTCCGAGGTCGGATTGACGTTTGCCTCCGCGCTTCGGTCGTTCCTGCGGCAGGACCCCGATGTTGTGCTGGTGGGTGAGATCCGCGATGCGGAGACGGCGAGGATCGCCGTGCAGGCGGCTTTGACCGGGCACCTTGTGCTCTCGACGCTGCACACCAATGACGCGGTGGGTGCGATCCCGCGGCTTCGTGACTTTGAGCTGCCGTTGTTCGCGATCAACGCGTCGCTGTTGTGCGTGCTCGCGCAGCGGCTGGTGCGTCGGGTGTGCGAGGCATGCGCGGGACCGGAGCCGGAGAAGGTCCCCCCATCCGGATTCGGGATCATGCCAGAGGAGATGTCGCGGTTTGTGTTCGGTGAAGGATGCGCATCGTGCAAGAGCAGCGGGTATCGCGGGCGTCTGGGTGTGTACGAGATGCTGAGGATGACGCCGCAGGTGCAGCACCTGATCGAGAGTCGGGCGACGGCGGCGGAGATCCGTACGGCGGCGGAGCGTGAGGGGATGCGACTGATGTGGCAGGACGGGCTTGACAAGGCCAGACGCGGTCTGACGACGGTGTGGGAGCTGTCGAAGCTGCGTCCGATCGCCGACGAGGAGCCGGGGCCGGAACTGAGGTGCGCGGCATGA
- a CDS encoding PilZ domain-containing protein, producing MGSHSGLIFRKSARFDLSLPSRIRVSEAHGRMVSLTAGAGVKQGWLPVDVVDFSAGGIGVLSGVFIPRRCVLDVEIFTVENERRQLVLSGVVRVQRVVMTDRRPAYLIGAAFESPSEEQVEQIERLLELLGGADAQEGDAHA from the coding sequence ATGGGTAGCCACTCTGGATTGATCTTTCGGAAGTCGGCGAGGTTTGATCTCTCGCTGCCATCGCGGATCCGCGTGTCGGAGGCGCACGGGCGGATGGTGAGTCTGACGGCCGGGGCGGGCGTGAAGCAGGGCTGGCTGCCGGTGGATGTGGTGGACTTCAGCGCGGGTGGCATCGGGGTTCTGAGCGGTGTGTTCATTCCGCGCCGGTGCGTGCTTGATGTTGAGATCTTCACAGTCGAGAACGAGCGTCGGCAACTGGTGCTGTCGGGCGTGGTGCGGGTGCAGCGCGTGGTGATGACGGATCGTCGTCCGGCGTATCTGATCGGGGCGGCGTTTGAGTCTCCCTCTGAAGAGCAGGTCGAGCAGATCGAGCGGCTGCTCGAGTTGCTTGGCGGGGCCGACGCGCAGGAGGGTGATGCACATGCTTGA
- the rpsB gene encoding 30S ribosomal protein S2 gives MADANSIVKDLIESGIHFGQRTANWNPKMGPYIYGKRNGIHIIDIKETVKGLLLAKRYIAKTVAEGKDVCFVGTKRQAKGVLETRVPDVKMHYVTERWLGGTLTNFRTIRSRLKRLEELETVERESNYASYSKKMESQLRREQAKIKRNLDGIRNMTDMPGALVIVDVRKEVTAINEARKLGIKTICLLDTDGDPDMADIAIPGNDDSMRAIDVIIRELCLAVAEGKQMREMRQAAGSAEGSSSDGAQRRSRRAQFRRDGSDDERGPAAADPAAAQA, from the coding sequence ATGGCTGACGCGAACTCGATCGTCAAAGACCTTATCGAATCAGGTATCCACTTCGGCCAGCGCACCGCGAACTGGAACCCGAAGATGGGTCCGTACATCTACGGCAAGCGCAACGGCATCCACATCATCGACATCAAGGAGACCGTCAAGGGTCTCCTCCTCGCCAAGCGCTACATCGCAAAGACCGTCGCCGAGGGCAAGGACGTCTGCTTCGTCGGCACCAAGCGCCAGGCAAAGGGCGTCCTCGAGACCCGCGTCCCCGACGTAAAGATGCACTACGTCACCGAGCGCTGGCTCGGCGGCACACTCACCAACTTCCGCACCATCCGCTCCCGCCTCAAGCGGCTCGAAGAGCTCGAGACCGTCGAGCGTGAGTCCAACTACGCCAGCTACTCCAAGAAGATGGAGAGCCAACTCCGGCGCGAGCAGGCCAAGATCAAGCGCAACCTCGACGGCATCCGCAACATGACCGACATGCCCGGAGCCCTCGTCATCGTCGACGTCCGCAAGGAGGTCACCGCGATCAACGAGGCCCGCAAGCTCGGCATCAAGACGATCTGCCTCCTCGACACCGACGGCGACCCCGACATGGCCGACATCGCCATCCCCGGCAACGACGACTCGATGCGCGCCATCGACGTTATCATCCGCGAGCTCTGCCTCGCCGTCGCCGAGGGCAAGCAGATGCGCGAGATGCGTCAGGCCGCCGGCTCCGCCGAGGGCTCCTCCTCCGACGGTGCACAGCGTCGCAGCCGTCGCGCTCAGTTCCGCCGTGACGGGAGCGACGACGAACGCGGCCCAGCCGCGGCCGATCCCGCCGCAGCTCAGGCCTGA
- the tsf gene encoding translation elongation factor Ts, translating to MYEPNAKDVMMLRNKTGLPMMACKAALIEATGDLEKAEEILRKQLKGKMESRTDRVAGEGRVSISIGNGAASIIEFRAETDFTAKNEKFVAAAQKMADDVLNASAAGPVAESPAIKALVEDLKISTGENCSYARGVKLTAAAGESFGFYIHHDGKTGVLIKASGSISQETLKQIGMHVTAAVPRPQGITADDIPASIVDKERAFRIAQAMESGKPKEIAEKMVEGGMKKFFAEIALMEQPFVVDPTKTVKDIVGSGGKVLQFLRWQVGEQI from the coding sequence ATGTACGAGCCCAACGCGAAAGACGTGATGATGCTCCGGAATAAGACCGGACTCCCCATGATGGCCTGCAAGGCCGCACTCATCGAGGCCACTGGCGACCTCGAAAAGGCCGAAGAGATCCTCCGCAAGCAGCTCAAGGGCAAGATGGAAAGCCGCACCGATCGCGTCGCTGGCGAAGGCCGCGTCTCGATCTCCATCGGCAACGGCGCGGCGTCCATCATCGAGTTCCGTGCCGAGACAGACTTCACAGCCAAGAACGAGAAGTTCGTCGCCGCCGCCCAGAAAATGGCCGACGACGTCCTCAACGCCTCCGCAGCAGGACCAGTCGCCGAGTCGCCCGCGATCAAGGCACTCGTCGAGGACCTCAAGATCTCCACCGGCGAGAACTGCTCCTACGCACGCGGCGTCAAACTCACCGCCGCCGCCGGCGAGTCCTTCGGTTTCTACATCCACCACGACGGCAAGACCGGCGTCCTGATCAAGGCCTCCGGTTCGATCTCGCAGGAAACCCTCAAGCAGATCGGCATGCACGTCACGGCAGCCGTCCCCCGCCCCCAGGGAATCACCGCCGACGACATCCCCGCATCCATCGTCGACAAAGAGCGTGCCTTCCGCATCGCTCAGGCGATGGAGTCCGGAAAACCCAAAGAGATCGCCGAGAAGATGGTCGAGGGCGGCATGAAAAAGTTCTTCGCCGAGATCGCCCTCATGGAGCAGCCCTTCGTGGTCGACCCCACCAAGACCGTCAAGGACATTGTCGGATCCGGTGGCAAGGTCCTCCAGTTCCTCCGCTGGCAGGTCGGCGAGCAGATCTGA
- a CDS encoding superoxide dismutase — protein MNTNPALTRRDILTSAAAFGGLAAFSSAALAGQPVTAHNRASLLTPSELGWDSQTGEYTLPKLPYAYDALEPHLDAQTMEIHHSRHHAGYVRGLNTALAKLAEIRAGSGDASLIKHWSREVSFHGAGHINHSIFWITMAPAAAGPGEPEGPLADAIARDFGSFAAFSTHFQAAANAVEGSGWAWLVHEPTAGRLLVIQGEKQQDMMLTGVTPLLGVDVWEHAYYLRYQNRRADYVKAFMNVVNWARVAQHLDWATGK, from the coding sequence ATGAACACCAACCCCGCGCTCACGCGCCGTGACATCCTCACCTCGGCCGCAGCATTCGGAGGTCTCGCGGCCTTCTCAAGTGCCGCACTCGCTGGACAGCCCGTCACAGCTCACAACCGGGCCTCGCTGCTCACGCCGTCCGAGCTCGGCTGGGACTCCCAAACCGGCGAGTACACCCTTCCGAAACTCCCGTACGCCTACGACGCGCTCGAGCCCCACCTCGACGCGCAGACCATGGAGATCCATCACTCCCGGCACCACGCCGGGTACGTCCGAGGACTCAACACCGCCCTCGCCAAGCTCGCCGAGATCCGCGCCGGCTCCGGCGACGCGTCGCTCATCAAGCACTGGTCGCGCGAGGTCTCGTTCCATGGTGCAGGCCACATCAACCACTCCATCTTCTGGATCACCATGGCACCCGCTGCTGCAGGACCTGGCGAACCGGAAGGACCACTCGCCGATGCCATCGCGCGGGACTTCGGCTCCTTTGCCGCCTTCTCGACCCATTTCCAGGCCGCCGCCAACGCAGTTGAGGGCTCCGGCTGGGCATGGCTCGTGCACGAACCCACGGCTGGACGTCTGCTCGTGATCCAGGGTGAGAAGCAGCAGGACATGATGCTGACTGGCGTCACCCCCCTGCTTGGGGTTGATGTCTGGGAGCACGCCTACTACCTCCGCTACCAGAACCGCAGAGCGGATTACGTCAAGGCCTTCATGAACGTCGTGAACTGGGCTCGAGTCGCTCAGCATCTCGACTGGGCGACAGGAAAGTGA
- a CDS encoding response regulator: protein MMEKEVLTTGEVAKICNVAPRTVSKWFDTGSLKGYRIPGSKDRRIPVGELVRFMKSHGIPLEGLSSGRTRVLVVDADREVTDTLARVLAEQTNYEAHCANTAFEAGLECERFKPHVLLLDLHLSDGDSRRVADAVRTSSNLQMTRIVAMSGKLTDGQAHALRSQGFDDFLKKPFQVRQVVAAIEAATNIVH, encoded by the coding sequence ATGATGGAAAAAGAAGTGCTGACCACGGGCGAGGTTGCCAAGATCTGCAACGTTGCGCCCCGAACGGTCTCGAAGTGGTTCGACACGGGCTCCCTCAAGGGGTATCGCATCCCCGGTTCCAAGGACCGCCGGATACCGGTCGGCGAGCTCGTCCGCTTCATGAAGTCGCACGGGATCCCGCTGGAAGGGCTTTCGAGCGGTCGCACCAGGGTGCTGGTCGTGGATGCCGACCGCGAGGTCACCGACACGCTGGCCCGGGTCCTTGCCGAGCAGACGAACTACGAGGCCCACTGCGCCAACACGGCGTTCGAGGCCGGCCTTGAGTGCGAGCGGTTCAAGCCGCATGTCCTGCTCCTTGACCTGCACCTCTCCGATGGCGATTCACGCAGGGTTGCCGATGCGGTCCGTACTTCCAGCAATCTCCAGATGACCCGCATCGTTGCGATGTCGGGCAAGCTGACGGACGGACAGGCCCACGCTCTCCGTTCGCAGGGGTTCGACGACTTCCTCAAGAAGCCGTTCCAGGTCCGGCAGGTTGTCGCTGCGATCGAGGCAGCGACCAACATCGTTCACTGA